In the genome of Magnolia sinica isolate HGM2019 chromosome 2, MsV1, whole genome shotgun sequence, one region contains:
- the LOC131236495 gene encoding protein NRT1/ PTR FAMILY 6.4: protein MVSTGAHVVDDDATIVDFRGNPVDKSRTGGWLAAGLILGTELSERICVVGISMNLVTYLVGDLHLPASKSANIVTNFLGSLNLLAFLAGFIADAKLGRCMTVVISAAITALGVTLLTINTSLSSMKPPPCDDYRRQHHECVTASGKQLAMLYTALYAIALGGGGIKANVSGFGSDQFDVRDPKEEKAMVFFFSRFYFCVSLGSLFAVTILVYIQDNVGREWAYGISATTMVVAVLVLLGGSLVYRYKKPRGSPLTVIWKVIYLAWKNRNLSLPSDPSLLNQYHNATVPYTQRFRCLDKAAVIPDPSDVEGVEGDRGAWKFTTVTQVEEVKMVLKLLPIWSTCILFWTVYSQMTTFSVEQATFMDRNVGSFVIPSGSLSFFLFITILLFTSLNEKLLVPLARKFTGMVQGITSLQRVGVGLIFSMMAMVAAAIVEKQRREATIRHQTKMSVFFLVPQYFLVGAGEAFAYVGQLEFFIREAPERMKSMSTGLFLTTLSMGFFLSSLLVSLVDKATKGAWIKNNLNKGRLEYFYLMLAVLGVLNFLVFLVFARRHQYKVQSYTSDQVLEKDVDIRRNGSVELEQVPKSVDAQ, encoded by the exons atg GTTTCCACCGGAGCCCATGTTGTGGATGATGATGCAACAATAGTAGATTTTAGAGGCAACCCAGTCGACAAATCCCGAACGGGTGGATGGCTTGCTGCTGGTCTCATCTTAG GTACCGAACTTTCGGAGAGGATATGCGTGGTCGGGATTTCAATGAATTTAGTCACTTATTTAGTTGGAGATTTGCATCTTCCAGCTTCCAAATCAGCGAACATCGTCACCAATTTCTTGGGTAGTCTCAATCTCTTGGCCTTCCTTGCAGGCTTTATAGCTGATGCCAAGTTGGGACGATGCATGACAGTCGTAATCTCGGCGGCCATAACTGCTTTG GGTGTGACTTTGTTAACCATTAACACATCACTTTCTAGCATGAAACCCCCACCATGCGACGATTACAGAAGGCAACACCACGAGTGTGTGACGGCCTCAGGCAAGCAGCTGGCGATGCTCTACACCGCTCTCTATGCCATAGCATTAGGAGGCGGGGGTATAAAAGCCAACGTCTCAGGTTTTGGCTCGGATCAGTTCGATGTGAGAGATCCTAAAGAGGAAAaggcgatggtcttcttcttcaGCCGCTTCTATTTCTGTGTTAGCTTGGGTTCCCTCTTCGCTGTGACGATTTTGGTATACATACAAGACAACGTTGGAAGAGAGTGGGCGTACGGAATATCGGCAACGACGATGGTGGTGGCTGTCCTCGTACTGCTTGGAGGGTCATTGGTGTACAGATACAAGAAACCACGAGGGAGTCCACTTACTGTTATATGGAAGGTGATTTACTTGGCTTGGAAGAACAGGAATCTATCATTGCCTTCCGATCCCTCCTTGTTGAATCAGTACCACAACGCCACGGTGCCTTACACCCAAAGATTCAG GTGTCTCGACAAGGCCGCTGTCATACCTGACCCATCCGATGTGGAGGGAGTTGAAGGGGACCGAGGCGCTTGGAAATTCACCACTGTGACCCAAGTAGAAGAGGTGAAGATGGTCTTGAAGCTACTCCCCATCTGGTCCACCTGCATTCTCTTTTGGACCGTCTATTCCCAGATGACCACCTTCTCGGTGGAGCAGGCCACGTTCATGGACCGCAACGTGGGATCTTTCGTCATCCCTTCAGGctccctctccttcttcctctttatCACCATCCTCCTCTTCACCTCTCTCAATGAGAAGCTCCTTGTGCCGTTGGCTCGGAAATTCACCGGCATGGTCCAAGGCATCACGAGCCTCCAGAGAGTTGGCGTAGGTCTCATTTTCTCCATGATGGCCATGGTCGCTGCTGCGATCGTCGAGAAGCAAAGGAGGGAAGCCACAATTCGACACCAGACCAAAATGAGCGTCTTCTTCCTTGTGCCTCAGTACTTCCTAGTGGGTGCTGGTGAAGCTTTCGCATATGTCGGGCAACTTGAATTCTTCATAAGAGAGGCTCCTGAGAGGATGAAATCCATGAGCACGGGTCTCTTCCTTACAACGCTTTCGATGGGTTTCTTCCTTAGTAGTTTGCTAGTGTCTTTAGTTGATAAGGCAACCAAGGGAGCTTGGATCAAGAACAACTTGAATAAGGGGAGGTTGGAATACTTCTATTTGATGCTTGCAGTTCTTGGGGTATTGAATTTCTTGGTTTTCCTTGTGTTTGCCAGGCGCCACCAATACAAGGTGCAGTCATATACTTCTGATCAAGTGTTGGAGAAAGATGTGGATATCCGGAGAAATGGGAGTGTTGAACTTGAACAAGTGCCCAAATCGGTTGATGCTCAGTAA